The sequence GTTCAGTTAATGCTCCGTCCATTCAGAAAATAATAATCTTATTACTTGGGCTTATACAGAAATaagcagaaaaataaataataattcaaataagGAAAGTAACATTTGGAGCTTCAAGGAATGGGTAACGAGGTTCAAGTTGTAACACAAGATTCAATTAAAGAAACCCAACTAAACAAAAACCATCAAATCTTTTCATAAGAAACTCTCTCTGTTTAGTAACCGCCACCATCACCACCACCTGCTCCATAGCTACCTCCACCATAGCCACCACCTCCGCCATAGCCACCACCTCCGCCATAGCCACCACCTCCGCCATACCGAGGAGTACTTGGTCTTTCGTTAGCAACATTCACCCGAATGCTCCGTCCATTCAGATCCTGAAATTACAAAACCAAAAGGCATTAATAAGTTAACCATCAAAGACTCAAACAAAAAGCATTTTAAAAGAATGAATACTAACAGAACACTAAAATACTAACCTTTCCATCCATCTCTGAAATGGCAGTATTAGCAGCGGTCTCATCAGTAAAGTTGACAAATCCAAAACCCCTAGACCTTCCTGTTTCTCTATCAACAATGACTTTAGCTGCACAGCaataaaaacaatcaacttTTGTTATCACCAAAACCACAATGTCATAAACTCTCANNNNNNNNNNNNNNNNNNNNNNNNNNNNNNNNNNNNNNNNNNNNNNNNNNNNNNNNNNNNNNNNNNNNNNNNNNNNNNNNNNNNNNNNNNNNNNNNNNNNNNNNNNNNNNNNNNNNNNNNNNNNNNNNNNNNNNNNNNNNNNNNNNNNNNNNNNNNNNNNNNNNNNNNNNNNNNNNNNNNNNNNNNNNNNNNNNNNNNNNNNNNNNNNNNNNNNNNNNNNNNNNNNNNNNNNNNNNNNNNNNNNNNNNNNNNNNNNNNNNNNNNNNNNNNNNNNNNNNNNNNNNNNNNNNNNNNNNNNNNNNNNNNNNNNNNNNNNNNNNNNNNNNNNNNNNNNNNNNNNNNNNNNNNNNNNNNNNNNNNNNNNNNNNNNNNNNNNNNNNNNNNNNNNNNNNNNNNNNNNNNNNNNNNNNNNNNNNNNNNNNNNNNNNNNNNNNNNNNNNNNNNNNNNNNNNNNNNNNNNNNNNNNNNNNNNNNNNNNNNNNNNNNNNNNNNNNNNNNNNNNNNNNNNNNNNNNNNNNNNNNNNNNNNNNNNNNNNNNNNNNNNNNNNNNNNNNNNNNNNNNNNNNNNNNNNNNNNNNNNNNNNNNNNNNNNNNNNNNNNNNNNNNNNNNNNNNNNNNNNNNNNNNNNNNNNNNNNNNNNNNNNNNNNNNNNNNNNNNNNNNNNNNNNNNNNNNNNNNNNNNNNNNNNNNNNNNNNNNNNNNNNNNNNNNNNNNNNNNNNNNNNNNNNNNNNNNNNNNNNNNNNNNNNNNNNNNNNNNNNNNNNNNNNNNNNNNNNNNNNNNNNNNNNNNNNNNNNNNNNNNNNNNNNNNNNNNNNNNNNNNNNNNNNNNNNNNNNNNNNNNNNNNNNNNNNNNNNNNNNNNNNNNNNNNNNNNNNNNNNNNNNNNNNNNNNNNNNNNNNNNNNNNNNNNNNNNNNNNNNNNNNNNNNNNNNNNNNNNNNNNNNNNNNNNNNNNNNNNNNNNNNNNNNNNNNNNNNNNNNNNNNNNNNNNNNNNNNNNNNNNNNNNNNNNNNNNNNNNNNNNNNNNNNNNNNNNNNNNNNNNNNNNNNNNNNNNNNNNNNNNNNNNNNNNNNNNNNNNNNNNNNNNNNNNNNNNNNNNNNNNNNNNNNNNNNNNNNNNNNNNNNNNNNNNNNNNNNNNNNNNNNNNNNNNNNNNNNNNNNNNNNNNNNNNNNNNNNNNNNNNNNNNNNNNNNNNNNNNNNNNNNNNNNNNN is a genomic window of Brassica oleracea var. oleracea cultivar TO1000 unplaced genomic scaffold, BOL UnpScaffold01470, whole genome shotgun sequence containing:
- the LOC106321352 gene encoding glycine-rich RNA-binding protein 2, mitochondrial-like encodes the protein YDIVVLVITKVDCFYCCAAKVIVDRETGRSRGFGFVNFTDETAANTAISEMDGKDLNGRSIRVNVANERPSTPRYGGGGGYGGGGGYGGGGGYGGGSYGAGGGDGGGY